In Hyphomicrobiales bacterium, the genomic stretch GCGAGGGCAGCGGCGACGACCACGGAGCCCGGGTGCATGGAGGTGTCGCGATGAACGTCATCGATCTCGTAGACGGTAGACAATGTCCCGAGTTGAAGCGCGAGAGCCTCTTCGTTCGTCGCGCCCCGGTAGCGCTTCAGCACCAGAGCGGTCTCGCTGTGCGTCCCATACAGAGCAGCGTGGAGGTGATCGCCGACGCACAGTCGCGCCCGATCGGCGACATCGATCGGCAAAGGGTTAACGGCAGCCGAACATGCGAAGTCTGCAAGACGCGACGAAATCGTTTCGATCATGGGTCAGTAAAGATGGCAGGCCACATGGTGGCCGGGCTGCTGTTCGCGCCATTCCGGCATTTGAACACGGCAGGTTGGGAGTGCCTTTGGACAACGCGCGTGCAGATAGCATCCTGATGGTAGCTTCAGGGGGGAGGGAGGCTCGCCGTTCATCAGTATGCGCTCGCGTGTGCGCGCCTTCTGCGGGTCCGGCAATGGAACCGATGAGACCAGCATCTGCGTGTAGGGCTGCAACGGCGCGGCCACGCCGAGCCTGGCGGGGGCGACCTCGAACAGTCGGCCAAGATACATAACGCCCATGCGGTCGGCGACCGTGCTGACGACGGCAAGGTCATGGGTGATCAGCAAGATCGTGAGGCCCATTTCTTTGCGTAATTCTTGCAGCAACCCAAGAATTTGAGCGCGAGTCGACATGTCGAGCGAGGAAACCGGCTCGTCAGCCACCAATACCTTAGGCTCCGCGGCCAGAGCCCTCGCCAGAACGACGCGTTGTCGCTGACCGCCCGATAACTCGTGCGGATGACGACCCATAAATTCCCGCGCCGGCGTAAGGCCGATCAGTTCTAGCAGTGAGATCGACCGCGCTTCGACCTCATCGCGGCTGCAGATCTTGTAGTTCAGCAAAGGCTGCGCGAGCGCGTGCCGTATCGTCTTACGCGGGTTGAGGGACGAATAGGGATCCTGGAACACCATCTGTGCGAGCGGCCTATCGCCGTTCGCCAGCCGCTCAGCAGGGTTCTGATTCCCGATGACGATGCGTCCGTCGCTGACCATTTCCAATCCTGCGACGAGCCGGCCAAGCGTCGACTTACCGCTCCCGCTTTCGCCAACAAGAGCGAATATCTCGCCCGGCTCGAGCACCAGCGAGACGGTGTTGAGCGCATGCACCGTCGCGTTGCCGCCGAACGCGCCGCCGCGGGCTGGGAAGTGCTTCTTGGCCGCTTCGATGGTGATGCTGGCCGCGGTGCTGCCATCCTTGCCGATGCGCATCGCGGAGAAGCGGCTCGCGCGGTGCGGCAGCGCACCTACTTCCACCGCAGGGCTCGCACCATCGCCGCCCGGGTGATAACAGCGGATCTGGCCGGCGGCCGTTGTTTCGAGAGGCGGTACGGTGGCCTCGCACTCCGCAGTCCTACGCGGACACCGCACCGCGAAGCGGCAGCCCGGGGGCGGCGTGCGGAGATTGGGCACTTCTCCGCCAATGGTGCGGAGGTCGCCAGCCTCCCCCACCGGGATCACGCATTCGATTAGCCCTTTGGTATAGGGATGCTGCGGATTGGCGAATATCTCCTCGACCGTGTTCTGCTCGACGAGTTGGCCCGCATACATCACGTAGACCCGATCGGCGAGCTCCGCCACCAGGCCAAAGTCATGCGTCACGAAGATCATGCCGCATCGCGTATGCTTCTGGATAGCCCGGATGAGATCGACGATTTGTGCCTGGATGGTCACGTCGAGCGCGGTCGTCGGTTCGTCGAGGATCAGGAGCTTCGGCCGTCGCGCAATCGCCATGGCGATCAGGATGCGCTGGCGCATGCCGCCGGAAAGCTGGTGCGGGTAGGAGCGGATCACGCGCAGCGGATCGCCGATGCCGAGATCACCCAACAAAGTCGTGATCCGTTCTTTCACAGCCGGGTCACGCTCGAACCTGACGTGGCCATTGAAGGCCTCGCATATCTGCGCACCCACCGTAAGCAGCGGATTCAGATAGGTCATCGGGTCCTGGAAGACATAACCAACGGACGTTCCGCACAGTGCTCGCTGCTGCTCGGGCGAGAGCGTGTCGAGGTCTTTTCCATCGAAGACGATGCGGCCTTCCGTGCGCCGCCCCGGAGGCGGCAGCAGGTTGAAAAGTGACCGGACCGTTACCGATTTGCCGCAGCCGGATTCACCAACGATGCAGATGATTTCACCTGCCTCGACCCTCAAGTCGACACCTTCGACGGCGCGGGTTTTCTTGCCGTCGCCTAGCGGGAAGTCGACCGCCAGTCCTTGTACCTGGAGCAGGCTCATCTTGCGCTGCCTTTCTGACGCGGATCGAGCACGTCGTTGAGCCCGTCGCCCAATAGATTGAAGCCGAGTGTCGTCACCAAGATGGCAAGGCCCGGAAAGACGGCCATCCACCACGCTTGGTTCAGGAAAGGCTGCGCGGCGAACAGGAGCTGCCCCCAGCTTACCTGATCGGGGTCACCGAGGCCGAGGAAGCTGAGGCTGGCTTCGGTTAGGATTGCACTGGCAATCTGCAACGAGGCCGTGACGATCACCGGCGGCAGCGCGTTCGGCAGGATTTCCGAAAAAATCAGGGCTCCCCGGGAGGCCCCCGCCAACCGGGCTGCGACGACGAAGTCTTGCCCGCGCAGCTTGAGGAATTCGGCTCTCACGATGCGCGCCGTATCGGACCAACTCAGGATACCGATGACTAATACGATTTTAGTGAGCGAGGGACCGAAGAGCGCCACGATCAGGATGGCGAGGAAAAACTGCGGCACGACTTGGAATGCCTCGGCGACGCGCATAAAGAGTTCGTCGATCCTGCCGCCTACGAAGCCGGATATAGCACCGACGATGATGCCGATGACGGAGGCGAAGGCGGCAGCCGCAAAGCCTACGAGCAGAGAGACACGCGCACCGTGCGCCATACGCACGAACATGTCGCGGCCGAGATCATCGGTACCAAGGAGGCAGGCAGCGCTAGGCGGGCAAAAAGCCTCGGCACCGATGTGGGTCGGAGAGCCTGTCAGCATCGGCCCGAGGATGCCAATCAGGGTCGCCAGGAGGACAAGGGTAAAGCCAACCGTTCCGGAGCGGCTGCGAAACAGGCGGTACCAGTTTTGAGCAATCATGATCCGGCTTTCTCAAGTGTAGCGGATGCGCGGATCGACGATGGCGTACAGGATATCCGTGATCAGATTGATGAGGATGACCACGATCGACGTCACCAGAATGATGCCAATAATAAGCGGGTAGTCGCGGGCGAGCACTCCGTCGTAGAGAAGGCGCCCCATACCCGGCCACGCGAACACCACCTCAACGAGCACTGATCCGGTCAGCATTGTGCCGATGTTCATGCCAATGATGGTAATGACCGGCAGGAGTGCGTTCGGCAACGCATGTCTGTAGAGCACAACCGGCTCCCTCACTCCCTTCGCGCGGGCAGTGGTCATGTAGTCGAGCCGCATCACCTGCATCATGCTGGCGCGTGTCATGCGGGTGGCGAGCGCGATGAAACGCATGCCCAGCGCCAACCCCGGCAAGATAAGGTGCATGCCGATGTCGAAAATCCGGCCAAAACCTTCTGCGGGAGCTCTAAGATTAAGCATACCCTGCGTTGGCAGCCAACCGAGCTTGAGCGCAAACACGATCACTAGCAACTGGCCGAGCCAGAAGACCGGAACGGACCAGCCGAACAGTGCAAGGCCGGTTAAGCTGAGGTCTCCAACTGAATTGGGTGAGCGGGCCGCGATAACGCCGAGCAGAATGCCCAGGCCGATGAACAGCACCATCGTTGGAACCATCAGTATCATGGTAGCAGGGATGCGATCCAGGATGAGCTCGAGGACGGGCTCCCGATACCGGTAGGAAGCCCCCAAATCGCCTTGGAAGATCTTGCTGACATAGATTGCGTATTGCTGGATCAGCGGCTTGTCGAGGCCGTATTCCCGGCGCAGTTCGGCAAGCTGCTCAGTGCCCATATCGGCATCGCCGGTAATGAAGCTGAGTGGGTCCCCAGGGGCGTTATGCACTAGGACGAAAACGACGGTCACTAAGGCGAAGATTGTCGGTATCGCGAACATCACGCGACGGCCGACGAACGCGAAGAACGGATTGATCCCGGGCCTCATCCGCTTCACGCCCCCACAATGGCGTCGATCGTATCTTCCAGCCGGCGGGCGCCCGAGGCCTGAGCCTTTTCGATCGCTTCGCTGCGGCTGCGGTCCAGCGCGATCCGTTCACGCGCCGCTTCTATCTGAGCAGCCACCTGTTCAGGTCCGGGGGAACCGACGATTCGCTCGCGATTGTGGAGCGATTGCAGGGGATCGATGGAGCCGCGGATATCTTCTTGCGTCACTGACAGTGCACGGCCGATGAGTCGGTCGGAAATCCTGTCTATATCAGCCGGAGTGATGTCGTCGGGCGCTTTGCCAGCATCGACAGATTCCCGTACTAGATGGGCGACGATCTGGTGTGCGTCGCGCCAGGGAATATGCGTCTTAAGCATGAGCATTGCGGCAATGTCGGCCGCTTGGGTCCAACCATGGCCTGCCAGCGCCGCGAGTCGTTCGACGTTTACCGTCATAGTGGTGGTCATACCGTGAAGCATGGCCAGCATATCCTCGACCTCGTCCATGGCCTCGTAAAGCTGCCACGGACCCATCAGCGTATCTTCGAGCCCATCGGATTCGGCCTTGAGCAAGGTGAAAACACCGGACAGGCGGCCGATAGCTAGCGAAGCCTGCCCCCTGATCCAGGCCAGCGCCCAGGAGTTCTTCTTCTGGGGCATAATGCTGCTGGTGCTACAATAGCTGTCGTGAAGCTCGAGGTATTTGAACTCTGTCGTGGTCCAGAGATAGAGGTCGTTAGCTACGCTCAGCGCATTGGAAATGCAGATCGCGATGATGCTGTGTGCATGCAGGAGTGTGTCGAGATTGACCACCGCGTCGCGCGTGTTGCTCTGGACCTTGTCGAATCCCAGAAGCTCCGCGGTCCGCTGCCGCGAGATCGGAAACGGCGAGCCGGTCATGATGCCGGAACCGGTAGGGCTTTCCCCAGCTTCTACGTAAAGCTCGCAGGCGCGCTCGGCGTCGCGGGCGAACATCGCCTCCCACGACATGAGCATGTGGCCGAACGAGGTGCACTGTGCATGCTGGCCGATGCTGTAGCAGGGCATGATCGTCAGAATGTGCCGCTCCGCGACATCGACGAGACCGCTGCGCAGATCGTTGAGGTGTGAAAGCAGGGAAGGAAGCCTGCGGCGCAGGTTGAAGCGCCAAGACATCGCGTCCAGGTCGCCGGAGGACCGCCCGACATTGATCCAGCCGGCAAACTCCGCGCCGATGCTTTCCGTGAGATACGCTTCGCCGGAATGGCGGCCGCCGCCCATCCGATCGCGGACGACATCGATCCCCTCTGCTTCCATGCGGCGCAGTCCGGATAGGATCGCGCGTGCGACGTCCGGCTTGATGAGGCCGGCCTCGAACAGCGCGATAGTGTGCGCCTTGTCGAAGGAATGGAACGCCGTATAGCTGCGCCGCAGATTGCTGATCGGCCCGGGATAGAAACGCTTCTGCAAAAGCGAATCGACTTGACCCGTCAGTCGAGCCCCAACCTGCCGCACAATGTCCGCCATTCCTACCTCCCCAATGCAGTCTGTCGACCACCGGCTCATCAATCGGCGCGGCGAAAGCCAAGCCTGCGAGCTCTTATCCCTATAAGTATATACATGACAGGAGCGCGAATCGCCGTCAAGCACGTTACGCTTGGAGAGCCGATTGTGTGCTTTCGCTGAGTGCCGCGGGCTAAAGTATCCGTGTAATGCGGATACTTCTGCAACGTCAGGGTATCACGACAGTCGTTATACCTTTGATCAGCCGTCCTTCAGAAAATCCACGATAAGAATGCCCAGGGCGCTACCAGCCAAAGAAATGAGACTGACAGCAGCTAGGATGCCCATAGAGGGAGAGAGAACCCCGATGATCCAAGCCCCGATCCTCCCCAGCACGGCAGCGCTTCCGACGATCCCCAGCAGCCCGCTAGCGTTCTTCATCTGCCGCCCCTCGCGTTCTTTGTGCTTCGACGGTCGGCAGTAAAGCAGCGGCGCCTATTTCATGCAAAGCATAGGGGGCCGTTGCGATCCCGCCATGAGATGAAGGTGAGACTGTCAGGGTCATGCCTTCGGTCGCAACCATTTCAGAGTCGCAAATTTTGCGACTCTACTTCCTGCCCCAAGAGGAGGAAGCCAGCGGCTCGAAACGAGAGACGATTTGCACCTTGTTCAGTTTCCATCGGTCGACGATGAACTCCTGCTCGTTCGATTCCAGATGGTCAGGGTGCAGGGCGCGGGCGCACAGGATCGCCTCTGGCGGCGCCAGCGTCTCGAGCACGACCGTTCCGCCACGCGATTGCCTCCGGATCTCGGATTGGGCGAACGCCTCCGCCACATCCCGGCTAACGGTCCATGACGCGCCATAGCGGCGGTAACGGGCGTTCGCTGCCAGTTCTCCCCGCCAGAGCCGGACAGCCGGCCCCGAATAGCTTCGCAGCAGGACACGCAGCGCTCGTGCGAGAACACGGTCGTCGTTGACCATGGAGCGCAGGCTATCGCCGTTCGAGGTGAACAGCATCAGGAAGGCGTCTTGGATCTCCGGAGCCGCTGGCGGCAGCCGTGCGATCCTCAGAAAGGCTTCTCGAGAAATGTAGAGGTCGGCTGCGTGGCAGATGGCCTGCAATGCGCGGTCGGCCTCCCCTCCCCTGACAGCGGCGACGACCTCGCGGATAGCTTGGCGGTTCTGCTCGCGCTCGCGGCGGATGTCTTCCATGAAAGCGGCAACGTCGGATGCCGAGGCGGCTGTCTGATCCATACGGCTACATCTCGCGGGGTTGAGAACACGTGCCGTCACGCGGCCTTCCTCAGCCACCCATATACGCGTTGAGCGATTGTCGCCCGCGGCTCGAAGAGCCCTCCCGCTGGCCCGCAGCTCGCGCCATCCGATCGATATGACACGCAGCTCCGCCACATACGCCCGTGGACCGGATCGAGCTTTCCCGTGTCCGGGTGCCGACACCATGGACCTTGAGGCGGGATAGAGCAGAAGCTGCGAGGCTGGAACCGATATCGGCAATCGCTGCATGGTTTCATGGGTGTCGTTTGCAGGAACCGAACCTGCCCCACACAATCAAGCCCTTGCCAGCCAATAGATGTCGCAGCCGCCCTCGGTCTCCTCGAGGCGATCGACAGCAAGGTTACGACGCGGGCGTTCAGTCGCGCTCGCCTGCACGGGCGGCCAGACCTGCCGCGTGCGCGCGCCGTTCGTGAACCAGTTGAGGATTGCCTTGATGTCTTCCTGCGGCATCGGGATTGGCTCTTGCTCGATCGGAGCATAAAGAGCCGGACCCAAGCGCTCACGCAGCGTCGGGTTCTTCGCCTTCCGCTCGCGCTCCCTCATGAGACACCAGTCAAAATAAGTCATGCCAAGGTCTTTCCATGGCTTTTTCCGAATTCGCTTCTCGGCCATATGTCACCTATCGGCTATGGCGCGGCCCCGTCCATCAGCGATCGGCCCGCTATGTGATAGACTATACCATATATAGTATTGATATGCACGTACATCGCATTATATAGAGCTGATTTTTACACGAATCAGGCCGTATATGACGCTACGGTTACATGCTTAGGTGATGAACGTTGCTATCGGGCTCCCCTCGAATGCCTCTTGCAACAGTTCATGAGGGGCTGCTCCCTCTCATGGAGAGGGCGCCAGTTGCATATGGCATGGGTGCTCATCTCATAGGGTCAGGATCGGTCTCTGATCATTCCCTGACCGGTCGTCGATCGTACGCCGCTGAGCGAAGCGAAGCGGAATAGATGCTTTACGAGGAATTAGATCTTGATCCTCTTTGACATCCTTTTATCTCCCTTGATTTACCTTGATGTTGCATGTTGGGCGGGACGTGCTTCGGCGGCCAAGGCCTCCAATTCGGCAGCCTTTTCAAGCCACTTGTCGGCCTTGCCATACCAAATGGTGGTTGCCGTCGTATTGGGGCGATAGCGTAGGCGGGCAATGCCAACCAGCTGAACATCCTTATATTTGGCGAGCACTGGCACTGCCATCTGGATCTGCTCTTTTGTCGTAGCGCGTGTCCACTGGTCTAGGCTCACCATGGCCCAAGACGCAAAAAATGCGGCATCTCGAATAGCCTGCTCGGCAGGTTCGCCGTTCTCAATTGGGAGCGGGTGGAATATTTCTCCGCCTTCGCTTTCCACCAGATGAGTGACAAAGTGAACTAGGCCATCCGCTTCTAGGATACTCCACGCGTCCCAGAAGATTTTGCCGCCATCTGCCGATGGTCGCTCGTGGCCCCGCAGACGTGTTGTAAACAAAGGGCTGTCGTTCCAAGACTTGGTGACGTGGGGCCGGAACCCCCACACAATGTATGGCCCGCGCCGCCCGACCTCGATCCGGTCGTAATGCTTCTGGATCATTTCACCACGCCGCCATGGTAGGCCGCCATCCGATGGTAGATCGTGGGAGTGGTACAGATCGCAAAAGATGCGAAGCGCTAAGGTGTTGCCAATCTGGCGGAGGCGCTCGAGTGGTGGGGTCTCATCTGCGGCCCCATCAACGACCACATTGGGAATCCAGATCCAATCAGCCGCCGCTGCCTCATCGGCATCGTAGGGGATGCCGACAAAATAGCGGTCCCCAACCTCCCGTGCGAGGCCGTCGCGCACTAAGAGTCGTCCTAGTGCACATGCCGATGTATCGCCCCATTTTTTCTCTGTGCTCGTCATCAATCGGATGGGTGCGGCGCTGGCCCCCGTTGGCAAGATTGCATGTAACGAGGCCATATAGCCGGTGCGTGGGGGAGCGCCTTCGCAACCCGGAATTTCGATCGCTGGCTTCAGGTAATATCGCGGCTTCGCGCCGCCTTGCGTGATTGCTATCACACCGTGATCGACAAGGGCCTGGATTGCCTTCTTTGCCCGAGGCCTGCCGATTCCGGTGTAATTTTCAATAGCGTTGACCGACCAGCTCGTCGTTCGGTTGTCCCTCCCTGTGCCGCGCGCCATGACCAGGTATGAGGCAGCGGCGTTCATGCCGAGGTCGCAGACGAATGCCCACACGCGACGATCGATAGCGAAAAACTCTCCAGTCTTACTCAATGGCAGATCCTTTTCTGGGAACGTTCTGCCGTTCCCCTTGATGTTGCATGTTTCGGGGTTTGTTCTGACTGTCGGCGCAACTTGCGCCGGCTGTCATGGTGTCGGCACTCAGAGCATTAATGCCGCCGGCCGTGCCGCTGCTTCCAGCCCTCCCCTGCGCCGGGGTAGGTCTTGGGGGCGTGCTTGGCAGCGATGAGGTGGGTCAGCTTGTCAGCGGGGCGGATGGTTTCGGACAAGTTGTCCGAAACTGCCGGATCAGAAACGACCGCAAGCGGTGCCGACGCTGCAGGAGTGTCGAAGCCTGCTGGGTTCGGCGCGTTGTAGACGGGGCGTTGCCCCGCTTTCCAAAGTGCCGCCGTATCTCGGATCATGAAGGCAATAGTGCGATGTTCCGCCAAGCCTTCGGCAATCAATTCTGCCAGCTTCTCCGTGTCCCCATCGAACCGCTCAACGATTAGGGTGATGGCTTCCTGCAGCGCCTGGAACCTTTGAACCTTGCGCGCCACGGCTTCCGCTGGGGGTTCGCACTCATCGATCAGGTCAATGATGCCATGCCCGTCCGCCGGGGTTGGGCCTGCGCAGTTTTGCGCAGGGGCTGATGGCTGCCGCGCCGTCACCTTCTCGCCTGCTGCTGCCCGGTCGATGATCGGCTTGCGCTCCTCGGGGCTCAATTTGGCGAGCGCGTCCAGCTCAACGCCTTTATCCAGCGACGTGCCGGTGATGCGGTCTGCATCGGCCTTCAGGGCCTCTCCGCGCGCGGCATCGCGGCGGATAGTTCGCTCGTCACGGCCCGTAGCCTTGGCGGTCTGGGCGGTGAAAGAAACAGCGGACAAATTGTCCGTTGTTTTACCTCTCCCCGGACCACCTCGTTCGGTGACGTGCCTCGTCTCAGGATGCAGGGCCTCGTAAATCTCTTTGCGGCGGCTGGTCTGCCAGGATACCTGCATCGGGGTCAGCTCTGCCCGGCACAGGTTCTCGTCGATCATTGCCAGCTCGGCGTGCAATTCGTCGTCAGTGGCGACAACGCAGGGCACTGACACGAGTGCCAATTCGCGCGCGGCCTCATATCGATGCCGCCCGGCTACTATCTCCCAACCATCCACCTGCCTGCCGCTCTCTGTGATCTGGGCGGATCTCACACGCAGCGGGTTGATGATGCCAAGCTCCCGGATGCTAGCTGCGAGGGCCTGGACGATGCCCTTGTTGACAGATCGGCCGTCGAGACGGGGCCGCATCTTCGCTAGCGGCAGCTGGACCAGATCCATTGCCGTTTTGACGGGGGAGACGCTGCCAGTCTCGGCAGCGGTCGATACGCTTCCTTCCATGCTTCGCGTACTCCATTTGTTCTAGGTGTAATCTGCCACACAGAGTGTGATGGGAGAAGATCTAGTCCCCCGAAGATCGGCAGGAATCTCTGATCGTTATGTGGATTTCGGGGGGTAGCTGCATATTGCAGCCCTCCCCTATTGATCCCGCGCGTGAATCGGTTCGCCCGACTCAACTCAGCCGTCGTTTTCGCTCGTCAGCTTGTCGGGCTTGATGCCTTCGCCGGAGGACGCTGCTTCGCGATCCCGAAGCCTGGCTCCCGCACCGCCGCCGTTCTCGTCAATGAACTGCACGCCATGCTTTTCAAGGGTCAGGCGGAGAAGCGCCTGGTTGCTGGTCCGCATGTCTTTTCCCTTCTCGAACGCACGGATGCTGACCACGCTCAACCCGACGTGCTCGGCAAGCTGCTGCTGTGTCCAATCGAGCAATGCTCGTGCTGCGCGGCACTGGGCGGGCTTCAGCGATACAGGAGACATAACTTTCCTTTTTAGTAATTTCAAGCTTGATTTAGAAAGAATGATACTTTACTTTCCTTTTTAGCAGGTTTCGACCTGAAAAGGAAAGATAGATGAACGCCGTTGCTCCCGCCCCCGCAAAAATCGCCTTCGACCGCCGCGCCATCATGATCCGGGCGTGGATCATCCGTCGCACCAAGGGTGCCGGCATGAGCGAGGCACTGCGGAAGGCTTGGGCGGAAGCCAAGGCTCCGGCCCGTCCGTCTCTCGCTTCGATCGTCGAAAAGGCGGCAGCCAGCTTCGGCGCTCCGGTTCGCCGTCTTCCCTTCGAAACCGTCGACCCCTACCCGGCCCGCGTCTCGGCCGCCCAGGTCGCTGTCATGGCCCGCAACACCTATCGGGCTCGCTGGAGCTACGGCGCCCGGTAAAGGCTGCCGCTATTCGTGGAGGCACTTATGTCTGATTTCCGCGCTTTGATGTTCTTCGACCGCGTGCCGGTCGGCCACGTCGTGGAGACGGTCACGAACGATGACCATTTTCCTTATCTGCGCCGTGGCGAGCGTGTGCTCGTCGACAAGCACGAGATCGAGCCGATCGATGGCGAGCTGTTCCTCGTGGCGCGGGCCAATGGATCGGCTGACGTCGCCGAAACGTACAAGGTCGACTGCGGCGCCGCGATCGGGCAGCGCTGGTGCACGCGATCCCTTAACCGCCCGCGCTCTTCTGATGACCTTATGCACTGGCTTCGCGACGGTCGCCATGT encodes the following:
- a CDS encoding ABC transporter ATP-binding protein, whose protein sequence is MSLLQVQGLAVDFPLGDGKKTRAVEGVDLRVEAGEIICIVGESGCGKSVTVRSLFNLLPPPGRRTEGRIVFDGKDLDTLSPEQQRALCGTSVGYVFQDPMTYLNPLLTVGAQICEAFNGHVRFERDPAVKERITTLLGDLGIGDPLRVIRSYPHQLSGGMRQRILIAMAIARRPKLLILDEPTTALDVTIQAQIVDLIRAIQKHTRCGMIFVTHDFGLVAELADRVYVMYAGQLVEQNTVEEIFANPQHPYTKGLIECVIPVGEAGDLRTIGGEVPNLRTPPPGCRFAVRCPRRTAECEATVPPLETTAAGQIRCYHPGGDGASPAVEVGALPHRASRFSAMRIGKDGSTAASITIEAAKKHFPARGGAFGGNATVHALNTVSLVLEPGEIFALVGESGSGKSTLGRLVAGLEMVSDGRIVIGNQNPAERLANGDRPLAQMVFQDPYSSLNPRKTIRHALAQPLLNYKICSRDEVEARSISLLELIGLTPAREFMGRHPHELSGGQRQRVVLARALAAEPKVLVADEPVSSLDMSTRAQILGLLQELRKEMGLTILLITHDLAVVSTVADRMGVMYLGRLFEVAPARLGVAAPLQPYTQMLVSSVPLPDPQKARTRERILMNGEPPSPLKLPSGCYLHARCPKALPTCRVQMPEWREQQPGHHVACHLY
- the appC gene encoding Oligopeptide transport system permease protein AppC; this translates as MIAQNWYRLFRSRSGTVGFTLVLLATLIGILGPMLTGSPTHIGAEAFCPPSAACLLGTDDLGRDMFVRMAHGARVSLLVGFAAAAFASVIGIIVGAISGFVGGRIDELFMRVAEAFQVVPQFFLAILIVALFGPSLTKIVLVIGILSWSDTARIVRAEFLKLRGQDFVVAARLAGASRGALIFSEILPNALPPVIVTASLQIASAILTEASLSFLGLGDPDQVSWGQLLFAAQPFLNQAWWMAVFPGLAILVTTLGFNLLGDGLNDVLDPRQKGSAR
- the dppB gene encoding Di/tripeptide transport system permease protein DppB, with translation MRPGINPFFAFVGRRVMFAIPTIFALVTVVFVLVHNAPGDPLSFITGDADMGTEQLAELRREYGLDKPLIQQYAIYVSKIFQGDLGASYRYREPVLELILDRIPATMILMVPTMVLFIGLGILLGVIAARSPNSVGDLSLTGLALFGWSVPVFWLGQLLVIVFALKLGWLPTQGMLNLRAPAEGFGRIFDIGMHLILPGLALGMRFIALATRMTRASMMQVMRLDYMTTARAKGVREPVVLYRHALPNALLPVITIIGMNIGTMLTGSVLVEVVFAWPGMGRLLYDGVLARDYPLIIGIILVTSIVVILINLITDILYAIVDPRIRYT
- a CDS encoding Argininosuccinate lyase codes for the protein MADIVRQVGARLTGQVDSLLQKRFYPGPISNLRRSYTAFHSFDKAHTIALFEAGLIKPDVARAILSGLRRMEAEGIDVVRDRMGGGRHSGEAYLTESIGAEFAGWINVGRSSGDLDAMSWRFNLRRRLPSLLSHLNDLRSGLVDVAERHILTIMPCYSIGQHAQCTSFGHMLMSWEAMFARDAERACELYVEAGESPTGSGIMTGSPFPISRQRTAELLGFDKVQSNTRDAVVNLDTLLHAHSIIAICISNALSVANDLYLWTTTEFKYLELHDSYCSTSSIMPQKKNSWALAWIRGQASLAIGRLSGVFTLLKAESDGLEDTLMGPWQLYEAMDEVEDMLAMLHGMTTTMTVNVERLAALAGHGWTQAADIAAMLMLKTHIPWRDAHQIVAHLVRESVDAGKAPDDITPADIDRISDRLIGRALSVTQEDIRGSIDPLQSLHNRERIVGSPGPEQVAAQIEAARERIALDRSRSEAIEKAQASGARRLEDTIDAIVGA
- a CDS encoding hypothetical protein (Evidence 5 : Unknown function); this encodes MKNASGLLGIVGSAAVLGRIGAWIIGVLSPSMGILAAVSLISLAGSALGILIVDFLKDG
- a CDS encoding IncF plasmid conjugative transfer protein TraG produces the protein MDQTAASASDVAAFMEDIRREREQNRQAIREVVAAVRGGEADRALQAICHAADLYISREAFLRIARLPPAAPEIQDAFLMLFTSNGDSLRSMVNDDRVLARALRVLLRSYSGPAVRLWRGELAANARYRRYGASWTVSRDVAEAFAQSEIRRQSRGGTVVLETLAPPEAILCARALHPDHLESNEQEFIVDRWKLNKVQIVSRFEPLASSSWGRK
- a CDS encoding hypothetical protein (Evidence 5 : Unknown function), giving the protein MAEKRIRKKPWKDLGMTYFDWCLMRERERKAKNPTLRERLGPALYAPIEQEPIPMPQEDIKAILNWFTNGARTRQVWPPVQASATERPRRNLAVDRLEETEGGCDIYWLARA
- a CDS encoding conserved hypothetical protein (Evidence 4 : Unknown function but conserved in other organisms), translated to MSKTGEFFAIDRRVWAFVCDLGMNAAASYLVMARGTGRDNRTTSWSVNAIENYTGIGRPRAKKAIQALVDHGVIAITQGGAKPRYYLKPAIEIPGCEGAPPRTGYMASLHAILPTGASAAPIRLMTSTEKKWGDTSACALGRLLVRDGLAREVGDRYFVGIPYDADEAAAADWIWIPNVVVDGAADETPPLERLRQIGNTLALRIFCDLYHSHDLPSDGGLPWRRGEMIQKHYDRIEVGRRGPYIVWGFRPHVTKSWNDSPLFTTRLRGHERPSADGGKIFWDAWSILEADGLVHFVTHLVESEGGEIFHPLPIENGEPAEQAIRDAAFFASWAMVSLDQWTRATTKEQIQMAVPVLAKYKDVQLVGIARLRYRPNTTATTIWYGKADKWLEKAAELEALAAEARPAQHATSR
- a CDS encoding hypothetical protein (Evidence 5 : Unknown function), translated to MEGSVSTAAETGSVSPVKTAMDLVQLPLAKMRPRLDGRSVNKGIVQALAASIRELGIINPLRVRSAQITESGRQVDGWEIVAGRHRYEAARELALVSVPCVVATDDELHAELAMIDENLCRAELTPMQVSWQTSRRKEIYEALHPETRHVTERGGPGRGKTTDNLSAVSFTAQTAKATGRDERTIRRDAARGEALKADADRITGTSLDKGVELDALAKLSPEERKPIIDRAAAGEKVTARQPSAPAQNCAGPTPADGHGIIDLIDECEPPAEAVARKVQRFQALQEAITLIVERFDGDTEKLAELIAEGLAEHRTIAFMIRDTAALWKAGQRPVYNAPNPAGFDTPAASAPLAVVSDPAVSDNLSETIRPADKLTHLIAAKHAPKTYPGAGEGWKQRHGRRH
- a CDS encoding hypothetical protein (Evidence 5 : Unknown function), which codes for MIPRVNRFARLNSAVVFARQLVGLDAFAGGRCFAIPKPGSRTAAVLVNELHAMLFKGQAEKRLVAGPHVFSLLERTDADHAQPDVLGKLLLCPIEQCSCCAALGGLQRYRRHNFPF
- a CDS encoding hypothetical protein (Evidence 5 : Unknown function), whose protein sequence is MNAVAPAPAKIAFDRRAIMIRAWIIRRTKGAGMSEALRKAWAEAKAPARPSLASIVEKAAASFGAPVRRLPFETVDPYPARVSAAQVAVMARNTYRARWSYGAR